A window of Corvus cornix cornix isolate S_Up_H32 chromosome 4, ASM73873v5, whole genome shotgun sequence contains these coding sequences:
- the PURG gene encoding purine-rich element-binding protein gamma, with protein sequence MERGRGGGGGRNLGGSGLHRNIYSQSQQQYHYPASSQGSCMEIQELASKRVDIQKKRFYLDVKQSSRGRFLKIAEVWIGRGRQDNIRKSKLTLSLSVAAELKDCLGDFIEHYAHLGLKGGHGHRHEHSNDKEQHPRRRPQHPPPSPPVSVGSEEPPHSVLKTEYIERDNRKYYLDLKENQRGRFLRIRQTMSRGPGMMGYFGHSLGQEQTIVLPAQGMIEFRDALVQLIEEYGEGDIEDRRGGGDEPPELPEGTSFRVDNKRFYFDVGSNRYGIFLKVSEVRPPYRNTITVPYKAWTRFGENFIKYEEEMRRIYNSHKEKRMDARGDSGEEQEGLE encoded by the coding sequence atggaaagagggagaggaggaggaggaggaaggaaccTGGGGGGCTCTGGcctgcacagaaacatttattcCCAGTCCCAACAGCAGTACCACTACCCGGCCTCCTCCCAGGGGAGCTGCATGGAGATCCAGGAGCTGGCCTCCAAGAGGGTGGACATCCAGAAGAAGCGATTTTATCTGGATGTGAAACAGAGCTCCCGCGGCCGCTTCCTGAAGATCGCCGAGGTCTGGATAGGAAGGGGCAGGCAGGACAACATCAGGAAGAGCAAGCTGACCCTCTCCTTGTCCGTGGCTGCCGAGCTGAAGGACTGCCTGGGGGACTTCATCGAGCACTACGCCCACCTGGGCCTGAAGGGCGGCCATGGCCACCGGCACGAGCACAGCAATGACAAGGAGCAGCATCCCCGGAGGCGGCCGCAGCACCCGCCGCCTTCGCCCCCGGTGTCCGTGGGCTCCGAAGAGCCCCCTCACAGCGTCCTCAAAACGGAGTACATCGAGAGGGACAACAGGAAGTACTACCTGGACCTGAAGGAGAACCAGCGCGGGCGCTTCTTGCGGATTAGGCAGACCATGAGCAGGGGACCTGGCATGATGGGTTATTTTGGCCACAGCTTGGGACAGGAACAGACGATCGTCCTCCCGGCACAAGGGATGATTGAGTTCAGGGATGCTTTGGTCCAGCTGATTGAAGAATATGGCGAGGGGGACATAGAGGATCGCCGGGGGGGAGGTGACGAGCCCCCGGAGCTCCCCGAGGGCACCTCCTTCCGAGTGGACAACAAGCGCTTCTACTTCGACGTGGGATCCAACAGGTACGGCATCTTCCTGAAGGTAAGTGAGGTGAGGCCGCCCTACCGTAACACCATCACAGTTCCGTACAAAGCGTGGACACGGTTCGGGGAAAATTTTATCAAGTACGAAGAAGAGATGAGGAGAATTTACAACAGccataaagagaaaagaatggaTGCCAGAGGGGACAGTGGTGAAGAGCAAGAGGGTCTGGAATAG